The DNA region CGCGACCAGATCCTGCACCAAGAGCGGCGCGGAGCCAATGCCTACGCTGGTGCTGTAGGGGCGGATGCGGCAATCGTGGAAGTTGCCGCCGAACTGGTCCTGCAGCGAATGCTCGATGCGCGCGAGATAGCCCTCGGCTGCCGTCTGGCCGGACAGCGGCATGAGCGTGAGCATGATGCGCGTGCCGGCCTCCTCGATCTCCCAGGTGAGGTCGAGGCCGCGCTGCATGCGCTTGACCATCATGTACATGTCCTGCTGCTTCGGGTGCGGGCTGAACGCCAGCGCCACGATGTAACTCGCCACGCCGGTATCGCGCTCGATGCGCCCGAGCTTGAGCACTTCCTCGGCGAACATCGGCGGGCAATCGGGCAGCACCTCGCGGATTGGCATGGCGGCCTCGGCGGCGATCATGTGATCGACGTAGTAGGCGAGCAGCACGGCCAACGTCTGCAGCGTTTCGTCGTTGAGCGCGAAGAAGGGCATCTTCTCGACGACCAGCACGCCCAGTGTCTGGCCAAAGCTGTTGTGAATCGGCGCCACCACGAGGTAGCGGCTCGCATGCGCGCCGTCGATCTCGTCGATTTCGGCCACATGGCTCATCGCATTGGTGCTTAGCGCGTGGCGCAGCAGCGGGTCGTCGGCGGCGAGCTCGCCGATCGAGCCGACGCTGGCGACCGCTGCCGGCTCGACCTGGCGGCGCTTCACGCGGTAGATCGCGGCGGCCTCCATCTGGCAGAACTGGGTGAGGAAGTCGAGAAACGGCTGCGCCCCGAGCAGCTCGCCCGGCACATGTTCGAGCGACAGGATGAAGTCGCGCAGGCGGATCAGCGCGTCGCGCAGCGTCGCCGGCTTGCTGATCAGGTTCTGTTCGAGCCGGTCATGCGACAGCCTGAGCAGGTAGAGGCGATAGGTGATCTCTTCCAACCGGTGATCGAGATAGCCATTGAGCTCCTCGATGCGCCGGAGCTTGGTGCGCCACAGGCCGGCATACTCGCCGCAGAGCATGGTCACGAGCAGGCCGCCGAGGAAGAACAGGCGCGGGAAATCGGTCTCTGCCGTGTAGCCGAGCCGTAGCGCGACGAGCCACGCCAGCAGCAGGATGAAGGCGGAGCCGACGCCCGGCAGGGTGCCGTAGCGCAGCGACAGCAACACCGGCGAGAGCCACAGCCAGGGAAAGCCGGCCTGGGTCAGCAGCGGGTCGTGCGCATCGACGGTAAAGCCGGCCAGCAGCGCGAGCAAGGTGAGGCCGATGGCTTCGGCCCAGATCCAGGCCGGGCGCGGCTTGGGCAGAATGATTCTGAGCAGCTGCGATTTCACTACAGGCCGGCACCGTTGATCAGTGTTTGCAACAGCTTCTGCGCCACGCCGGACAGCGATTCACGGCTCCAGCCAGTCTTGCCGCCGCTGCCGCTCCAGACGACCTGGCCCGAGGGCAGGTCGATCACCTGCAGCGTCATGCCCACGGCCGGCTCGCCATCCACGCCGACCTTGTAGCGCCATTCCGACACGCTGCCGGTGACGGCGTAGCGCGCACCCTGGTCGCCGGCCCATTTGCGGGCGTCGTCGAGCACCTTGCGCTCGGCGGCGTCGAGCAGCGTTTCCGTCTTCAGTTGCGAGGGGTAGTGCACGAGTGCCGAAACGCCGGCCGATTGCAGCAGCGACTCGGTGATGGCCTCGGCGCGCAGCCCGGCCTGTGGCGTCTCGGTGTGGTTGAGAATGGGCAGCAGCACCCATTTGGCGGACTTGTCGAGCGGGGCGGCGGGACGGGCGGTCTGCACCGTCGAGCAGCCAGCCAGCGCCCCTGCGAGCAGCAGGGCGCCAAGTAGCGTGGGGCGGAGTCGATTCATGGTGGTCCTTGGTGTCACGTGATTGCGTATTCTTGTTGCGGCGGTCAATAGGCCAGCCAGTAGTGCAGTCCCAGCGCGCCGCTGTCGGCGGTCGGCCCGCTGCCGCCATGGCTGTTGCGTGCGAAGACGGCGAGATGGTCGTGCCCGAGCACGCTGCCGGCCATGCCGAGCAGCCAGTTGTAGCCTCGGCCGGCCTGCGGGCTGTGGTTCAGCCCGATGTCGGCGATGGGCCGCCAGCCCCGAGTATAGTCGTTCAGGTAAGCCTGGCCGAAGCCGATGTTGAGGCCGACGGCGCTGCTGTCGTCGGGCAGCAGCCGTGGCGTGTCGGTCTCCGGGTCGGCCGGCGCGGCGTCGAACTGCTGCGTATAGCGGTTGTGGTAGCCCGATAGCCGTATGCTGACGTCGGGATACTCGGTGCGCAGCCGGTGGCCGATCTCCCAGTTCAGTTGCTGCCCGCGGCCCAGCCCCGGGCCGCTCTGCAGGCGGTAGCGGTGCCAGCCCAGGCCGATGCTCGCGTAATCGAGCCGGTTGGGGCTCAGGCGCAGCGTGGCTTCGGCGCTGTCTCGCATGGCGAGCAGCTGCATCAGGTCGCTGTCGCTGGCCTGCTGGCGGCGGCCCAGGCTCAGGCCGAGGCTGAGCTCGCGCGATAAGGTCTGCTGGCGTTCGAGCCTGAGCGAGGTGTAGCTGTCGAGATTCTGCTCTCGCGCCAGGCTCAGCACGGTCTGGCCGTGCGCATCGGTCAGTGTGAGGTCGAGCTTGGCCTGACGCTCGCGCGACGGGAACTGCCGGCTGAGATCGGGCAGACGCCCATCGGCCGCCGACAGATCCTGGCGCAGGCTGTCGCCGCGTGTGGACTGGCTGGCCTCGCCAAGTTCGAGGCTGAGCCTGAGCGCTGGCGTGACGTTCGTTTCGTAACGCATCTCGACCGAGTGCTGCACCAGCCCCGATTGCCGCCTGTTTTCGTAGCCCAGGCCCACACGCGGCGCGGCCTGCAGTGCCAGCTCGTCGAGCTGCTGCTGGGCCTGGTCGTCGCGCTCGTTGCTGGACATCGTGTCGAAGGCCAGTGCTTGCGCCTCGCCCAGGCGGCCTAGCTGGCGTAGCGCCTCGATATGGTCGCGAACCGGCAAGGCCTCTGCGCGTGCCGCCAGCAGCCGGTCGAGCGCTGGCAGATCCTGCGCCTGCAGCGCGAGTGACAGCGCCGCCCAGTCGGGTTGTGCAAGATGCGTCGCATAGCGCTTCCAGAGCCAGCCCCGGGCGGCTTCCTCGCTGTCGGTGGAGAGCTGCCAGGACAGCACCAGTTCATTGGCCTGGGCGGCTACCGCGTCGTCGCCGCGCGCCCAGTCCTGGCGCAACAGCTGCCGCAGCAGCGGCGCGACTGTGTCGGCCGGGGCAAACTGCAGCGCCAGCCTTGCCTGGGCGAGCATGGCCTGGGGCTGGTCCGGCGGCTGCGGCTGGCGCAGCGCTGCCCACGCGTGGCGGCGGATGCGCCAGGCGATGTCGGGCTGCTGCGCCTGTTCGAGCGCATCGGCATAGCCCATGAGCCAGAGATAGTCGCTGGCGTGTCGGGCCAGCCCGCGGCGGAAGTAGGGCAGCGCCTGTTCGGGCTGGTTCAGCGCCAGGTAGCCGCTCGCATAGACGTCCCAGTACTGCGGCGCGCCCTCGGCGACCGCCCGCCATTGCTGCAGCGCCTGCGCCAGGTCTTGCTGCGCGTGCTGGTCGATCAGCAGCCACAAGAGGTTGATGCGCGCGCCGTTGTCGCCGGGGGCGGTGGCCACCGCCTGGCGGGCATCCTGCACGGCAGGTTCGGCTTGGCCCAGTTGCAGGTGGTATTGCGAGCGCAACAGCCAGAAATTGACCTCGCTGCCGAGCCGCCGCAGGTCGTCTGCGGTCAGTGTGTCGAGCACGGGCTTCAGTCTGATCCAGGCGGCCTGCCGGCTGCGCAGCGCCATCAACGACAGCAGAAAGCGCGGCTCGCGGTATTGCTGCCAGCCTTGTTCTGCGACTTGTGCGGCCTCGTCGGGTGCGCTGTCCTGCAGCAGCAGATAGAGCCGTTCGAGCTCCACGGGCTGCTGTTTGCCCTGGCGCAGCAGGGTGCGGTAGGCCGAGATGCCGGTGCGGTCCTGCTGCGCCTGCCAGGCGAGCTCGCCGAGGGTATGCCAGTAATCGATGTCTTCGTCGCGCGCGCGGGTTTGCGCCGAGCGCAAGGTCTCGTAAGCCTGCTGTACATCGCCACGCAGGTATTGCAGCGTCGCCAGCTTCAGTGCGTACTGCGGCGCAGGGCCGTAGTCGCGGATCAGGGTCTGCAGCGTCGTGCCGGCGGCGGGCTCGTCGCCGGCGCGCTGGTACATTTCGCCAGCCAGCTCCAGCAACAGCGGCTGGGGTTGGCGCTGGTACTGCTGCACGAGATAGGCCGCGCCTTCACGTGGCTCGGCGATCTTTTCGTACAGCGCGGCGAGGTCGCGCCACTGGGCATCGCTGAGCCGCTCGGTGGCCGCGCGGTGCTTCTGCGCGAGCAGCAGCGCGCGGTTGTCGTTGAGGCCCGGCGCCAGGCGCAGCAGTGCCTGCCAGGCCTCCTGGCTGCCGCCGCGCTCGGCGATCACCGTCCAGTGCTCGATCGCCAGTTCGGGATGGCCCGACCATTCGAGCGCCTGGGCCAGACGCTTGCGCCAGTTCAGGTCTCCCGGCAACAGTTGCACGGCGCGCTGCGCCACCGCGACCGCATCGTCGAGCTTGCGGCTGGCGACGAACACCTCGTAGCCGAGCCGGTAGGCCTCTTCGTCGAACGCGCGTTGCGGCGACCGGCCCGGCTCGTAGTCGACGGTCAGCCAGCGCAGCCCGCCCTCCAGCTGCGCCAGCTCATGCGCCGGCAGCTGCTCGCGCAGCCAGCTCATCTGCAGCAGCCGACGTGCGAATTGGGCCGCCAGGTCGAGCTGGTTGGCCGAGCGCGCGAGTGCGATCAGGTATTTGAGCGTGTCGGGGTCGTCGCCGAGCGCGCCGAGGTCCTTCTGCGCGATCGCCAGGGCCGCGTCGAGCTGGTTGCCGGACTGCAGCGTGCGCAGCCCGGCTAGGAAGTAGTGCCGCTGCAGCGGCAGGCTGCGCACTTGCGCGCGCGCGGCGAAATAGCGCCGTGCCGCGCCGTCGTAGTCGCCATTGGCCAGCGCCACGCGGGCGCCGGCTTCAAGCCAGTTGAGCTGGCGGGCGCTGTCCGTGCGGGCGAGCTGGTCGTAGAGCTGGCCGGCCAGCGCCGGCTGTCCGATGGCCTCGGCCTGCCGGGCCAGCCATACCAGGCTGTCGACCGAGCCGCCGCCGGCCGGACTGTTGCCGGCCGCGACCGAGAGCGTCTGCAGCAGCTGCGCGCGGCGCGGGTCGTCCGGCTTGAGCTCCTGGTATTCGAGCATCAGCGTGCGGTAGTACAGCGCATCGCGCTCGGTGCGCAACTTGCCGTCGTCACCGGCGTCGACCGAACGCAGCGCGACCCGCGCGTTGCCCCAGTCGCCGCTGGCCAGGTACTGCCGCACCAGCGCGAGCTGCAGCGCGTTGTCGCTCGGATTGAACTTGACCAGGTTGGCCAGGTATTCGAGCGATACGCGGTCGCCGGGCCGGGTCTGCTGCACCTGCGACATCAGCCACTTCTGCGGGAAGAACAGCAGCAGCGTCAGGCTGACCATGACGGCGAACAGCAGCATGCTCCACCAGGGGAACAGGCGCTCGCGCGGCTTAGGCTGGACAGCGGAGTTCGAGCGTGTCGACAGCATGGGTGGTCAGTTTGAATTGAGAGATATTGCCGGCAGTGCGCGCGGGCTGGAGTGGCTTGCCGTCGGCGCTGATGCGGCAGCCGGCCACGTTGCCGAGCGCGAATTGCAGCGGCAGGTGGCCTTGCAGGGTGGCCTTGACGTTGCTGCCGTCACGCTCGAAGCGTGTCAGGCGGCCGTTGGCCTCGCTCAGATAGGGCTGCGTCGGTGGCGTGGCGCTGAGTTTGAGCAGGGCGGAGTCGCCGCTCAGGTGGAGGTAGAGCGCTTCGCCCTCGCGCTTGAAGCCGGCGATGCCGCGGCTCGCGACCAGGTCGGGAAAGCCGGCCGACGCCGGCAGGCGCAGCTCGCGGAGCGAGGGCCCGCTGCGGATCGCCAGCCCGTCTTCGGTCTGGGCGACGCTGGCGCGGTCGAAATCCTGCACCTTGCCGATGTACTCGGAGGCGTAGATGTTCATCACTGGCTGTGCCAGCGCCCATTCGTAGACCTTCTGCAGCGCCTTGAGCGACGCGCCCTTACTGGCGGCATAGGTGTGGTAGTAGATGTCGATCGGCTTGAAGCGGATCGGCTTGTCGGTCAGTTCGAAGGTCTCGATCACGCGCTCGTAGCCGTAGAACGGTCCGGTCCACAGCCCGGTGTAGACGTTCTCGTTCTGGTTCGGCGCGAATACCTGGAAGTAGGGGCCTTTCCACACGCCGAGGCCCTCGATCGCCGACCACGACTTGCGGCTGCGTGTGATGATGGTGTCGCCGCCGTTGAGGGTGAGCACGTCGTGTTGCGCGGCCACCTGCAGCGCTTCGCGGGTCGGGTTGCAATCGCCGCTCCAGAACAGCAGGTGGGCTGGCTTGTCCTTGGGCGCGAGGCGGGTGTTGATGTAGTCGAGCGAGCCTGCGATCTCGCGCTCGAGGTCGAACTCGTAGCCCTTGAGCGGCAGGCTGTTGCCCTCGCCGATTTCCGCCTCGCCCGATTCGAGCTTGCTCCATTTGAACGGATGCGACCAGGTGTGGCTGGCCGGCTCGA from Chitinivorax sp. PXF-14 includes:
- a CDS encoding tetratricopeptide repeat protein: MLSTRSNSAVQPKPRERLFPWWSMLLFAVMVSLTLLLFFPQKWLMSQVQQTRPGDRVSLEYLANLVKFNPSDNALQLALVRQYLASGDWGNARVALRSVDAGDDGKLRTERDALYYRTLMLEYQELKPDDPRRAQLLQTLSVAAGNSPAGGGSVDSLVWLARQAEAIGQPALAGQLYDQLARTDSARQLNWLEAGARVALANGDYDGAARRYFAARAQVRSLPLQRHYFLAGLRTLQSGNQLDAALAIAQKDLGALGDDPDTLKYLIALARSANQLDLAAQFARRLLQMSWLREQLPAHELAQLEGGLRWLTVDYEPGRSPQRAFDEEAYRLGYEVFVASRKLDDAVAVAQRAVQLLPGDLNWRKRLAQALEWSGHPELAIEHWTVIAERGGSQEAWQALLRLAPGLNDNRALLLAQKHRAATERLSDAQWRDLAALYEKIAEPREGAAYLVQQYQRQPQPLLLELAGEMYQRAGDEPAAGTTLQTLIRDYGPAPQYALKLATLQYLRGDVQQAYETLRSAQTRARDEDIDYWHTLGELAWQAQQDRTGISAYRTLLRQGKQQPVELERLYLLLQDSAPDEAAQVAEQGWQQYREPRFLLSLMALRSRQAAWIRLKPVLDTLTADDLRRLGSEVNFWLLRSQYHLQLGQAEPAVQDARQAVATAPGDNGARINLLWLLIDQHAQQDLAQALQQWRAVAEGAPQYWDVYASGYLALNQPEQALPYFRRGLARHASDYLWLMGYADALEQAQQPDIAWRIRRHAWAALRQPQPPDQPQAMLAQARLALQFAPADTVAPLLRQLLRQDWARGDDAVAAQANELVLSWQLSTDSEEAARGWLWKRYATHLAQPDWAALSLALQAQDLPALDRLLAARAEALPVRDHIEALRQLGRLGEAQALAFDTMSSNERDDQAQQQLDELALQAAPRVGLGYENRRQSGLVQHSVEMRYETNVTPALRLSLELGEASQSTRGDSLRQDLSAADGRLPDLSRQFPSRERQAKLDLTLTDAHGQTVLSLAREQNLDSYTSLRLERQQTLSRELSLGLSLGRRQQASDSDLMQLLAMRDSAEATLRLSPNRLDYASIGLGWHRYRLQSGPGLGRGQQLNWEIGHRLRTEYPDVSIRLSGYHNRYTQQFDAAPADPETDTPRLLPDDSSAVGLNIGFGQAYLNDYTRGWRPIADIGLNHSPQAGRGYNWLLGMAGSVLGHDHLAVFARNSHGGSGPTADSGALGLHYWLAY
- a CDS encoding PelD GGDEF domain-containing protein, whose protein sequence is MKSQLLRIILPKPRPAWIWAEAIGLTLLALLAGFTVDAHDPLLTQAGFPWLWLSPVLLSLRYGTLPGVGSAFILLLAWLVALRLGYTAETDFPRLFFLGGLLVTMLCGEYAGLWRTKLRRIEELNGYLDHRLEEITYRLYLLRLSHDRLEQNLISKPATLRDALIRLRDFILSLEHVPGELLGAQPFLDFLTQFCQMEAAAIYRVKRRQVEPAAVASVGSIGELAADDPLLRHALSTNAMSHVAEIDEIDGAHASRYLVVAPIHNSFGQTLGVLVVEKMPFFALNDETLQTLAVLLAYYVDHMIAAEAAMPIREVLPDCPPMFAEEVLKLGRIERDTGVASYIVALAFSPHPKQQDMYMMVKRMQRGLDLTWEIEEAGTRIMLTLMPLSGQTAAEGYLARIEHSLQDQFGGNFHDCRIRPYSTSVGIGSAPLLVQDLVARCRNSLGL
- a CDS encoding penicillin-binding protein activator LpoB; translated protein: MNRLRPTLLGALLLAGALAGCSTVQTARPAAPLDKSAKWVLLPILNHTETPQAGLRAEAITESLLQSAGVSALVHYPSQLKTETLLDAAERKVLDDARKWAGDQGARYAVTGSVSEWRYKVGVDGEPAVGMTLQVIDLPSGQVVWSGSGGKTGWSRESLSGVAQKLLQTLINGAGL